Proteins found in one Aethina tumida isolate Nest 87 chromosome 1, icAetTumi1.1, whole genome shotgun sequence genomic segment:
- the LOC109609364 gene encoding vitellogenin receptor, translating into MYIPIILFGAIVSSNAFLESLFFRTESLCKPHEFVCNNGKCIPESKRCDSSNDCLDFSDEEDCDVYLCKEPRYFKCLNNRCISKSFVCDGENDCEDFSDEKDCANFKLTYESNQTCAKGEWQCKDKLCIAEEWVCNGEDDCLDGSDETIGCSLHIDCDGFKCNNGHCIPNEWVCDGNDDCIDNSDEKDCDLHVDLKQCTLDHDKFLCSDKKKCIDTRLVCDGKADCSDRSDESNNCAKGPNCTTLHCEHKCVLLPTGPKCICPKGYNTVDEKHCEDINECEIYGICDQKCRNTDGSYECYCDDRYTLDSDKKTCIANGGEAMMVFSSKTEIRAITLKTEIYFPIAKNLKQVVGVKYDGHHIYWTDIFSEHESIVRSIEDGSERELLITAGLGLPEDLAIDWVTGNIYFTDAEKKHIGVCSNDGSHCTVLVNSDIEKPRAICLNIAEGEMYWTDWGHTAKIAVSSMDGSKDRPFVTNNIHWPNGITLDEPNGRIYWTDAKILTLESIRLDGTDRRVILKDVIKHPYAIAVFEDRIFWSDWATHSIQYCNKFTGKNHTTLVKENREFIYGLSIYHSAMRSRMDNPCSMSFCSDICLLSGKGYKCACGQNRQLSSDKHSCKPTKRTQMLILGARDVLVSIEHQTLGKHDISELISDVKNVGALAYNSITNTLYVSDLSIKKIVAINLVDREKTVMSIDGLGKITCMDFDNLGNNLYICDEERGAVEVINLSTMTSTVILHDLNGEIPESIALVPEEGVMFISFKRSQYRTSHIDRLLMDGTGRTHAIDSGLIGPVRLTFDYGYYRVFWTDAGTGKIESTSVDGDDRHGFRSLSSSPISIATTDVDIFWVNQFSRRVYWAARNATTTANKKITLDIPDDVEYLHIISASPKTVGTSSCRLNNGNCSHICLLSHKSYTCACPVGMSLGTDHKTCITRAHCDSKEFMCHQSNKCILNSLVCNGHNDCPLGEDEIDCLKPHHCTLGQFQCNNGQCISEHLRCDSQYDCTDRSDENNCTGIVQKCPPDQFSCDNGNCIANRFICDGVQDCLDASDERSCPSASCEANQFRCNSGSCIPKSWECDHEFDCVDFSDEHSGCASLTCAPHMFTCTNGKCIDSKLVCDNSDNCGDNSDEELCLQPELACGLDGFACASNTSICLPNAARCNGTSECPQHEDEKNCSNCNVDEFSCKNGKCISVQWTCDKIDDCGDNSDEAPEMCKDHPEFASHAIHVHCDNGFRCKSGDCIDPKLVCNGKHDCYDGSDENGLCSKSCTGNLNPCSQECVKTPQGPTCKCRDGFQLMGDSRTCSDINECNLDPPVCSQLCHNNDGDYNCDCFDGFILRPDKKSCKAIGSPMSMVYASYNQLRMLSQQSNSLNIIYADETPKITGLDLTVDQYVYFSIETAGTIHRINTVTKKREYMEHIGQPQKLAVDWATNNVYYVNAESESRAISVCNFDKKMCNTLINTDVHRQVSAIAVDSLNKYLFYSITSWWIFNSPSFIIYKTNLDGTGKQELVPSTPGFITGLTYDLNKKVLYYVDQRNNQIRSINYDGTKNTAVFSNLTHPVSIKFFENHIYYSSQGGFMSKCQLFEKRTCDTHKLQSQSIDLFALNQKSLQPNVEDACRNNTCTYLCVPGVARYKCVCSDGTFVSPMEKCLNKEVDSSYHKVHAVQMQDNGKSKSHAGAIVTAVLVPLCLIAFGFCIYVLVKRRNMDNFNISIRFHNPGYGQGDDWDKAILKPGQHEYVNPQCPATGMKDLDNEI; encoded by the exons ATGTATATAccaatcattttatttgggGCCATAGTGTCCTCGAACGCGTTCCtggaatcattattttttagaacagAAAGCCTTTGTAAGCCACATGAATTCGTGTGTAACAATGGAAAATGTATCCCAGAGTCGAAACGATGCGACAGCAGTAACGACTGTCTCGACTTTTCGGATGAGGAAGACTGTG ATGTTTACCTATGCAAGGAAcctagatattttaaatgccTCAATAACCGATGCATCAGCAAATCGTTTGTATGCGATGGCGAAAATGATTGCGAGGATTTTTCAGATGAAAAAGACTGCGCTAATTTCAAG CTAACATACGAGAGTAATCAGACCTGCGCGAAGGGTGAATGGCAATGTaaagataaattatgtatagcCGAAGAATGGGTATGCAATGGCGAAGACGATTGTCTCGATGGTTCCGATGAGACGATAGGTTGTAGCTTACACATCGACTGTGATGGTTTTAAATGTAACAATGGTCATTGCATCCCCAACGAATGGGTTTGCGACGGCAATGATGATTGCATTGATAACAGTGATGAAAAAGACTGTG ATTTGCATGTGGATTTAAAGCAATGCACTTTGGATCACGACAAGTTCTTGTGCTCAGATAAAAAGAAATGTATAGACACGCGTTTAGTGTGCGACGGTAAGGCGGATTGTTCAGACAGATCGGACGAAAGCAATAACTGTGCGAAAGGTCCGAATTGCACCACTCTCCATTGCGAGCACAAATGCGTCCTTCTTCCAACTGGTCCGAAGTGCATTTGTCCCAAAGGCTACAATACCGTTGATGAAAAGCACTGTGAGGATATTAACGAGTGCGAAATATATg gtATTTGCGATCAGAAGTGTCGGAACACAGACGGGTCTTACGAGTGCTATTGTGATGATAGGTACACACTGGACAGTGATAAAAAAACGTGCATTGCCAATGGAGGCGAGGCAATGATGGTTTTCAGTTCCAAAACTGAAATAAGAGCAATAACTCTGAAGACCGAAATTTACTTTCCCATCGCAAAGAACTTGAAGCAAGTTGTAGGAGTAAAGTATGACGGTCATCATATTTACTGGACCGATATTTTCTCTGAACATGAAAGTATCGTTAGAAGTATTGAGGATGGGTCTGAGAGAGaa TTGCTTATCACTGCCGGGCTGGGCCTTCCAGAAGATCTGGCAATAGATTGGGTCACAGGAAATATCTATTTCACAGATGCAGAGAAAAAACACATTGGTGTATGCTCCAATGACGGATCACATTGTACGGTTTTAGTTAATTCAGATATCGAAAAACCCCGAGCGATTTGCCTTAACATAGCCGAAGG tgaaaTGTATTGGACCGACTGGGGTCATACTGCCAAAATCGCTGTATCAAGTATGGACGGTTCAAAAGACAGGCCATTCGTTACGAATAATATTCACTGGCCTAACGGAATAACTTTGGATGAACCAAACGGAAGAATCTATTGGACAGATGCAAAGATTTTAACTTTAGAAAGCATCAGACTTGATGGAACAGATAGAAGG GTAATTCTTAAAGATGTCATTAAACACCCCTACGCGATTGCCGTGTTCGAAGACCGGATCTTCTGGTCCGACTGGGCAACACACTCAATCCAATACTGCAACAAATTCACCGGTAAAAACCATACGACTCTGGTAAAAGAAAACAGAGAGTTTATTTACGGATTGAGCATCTACCACAGCGCAATGAGATCTAGAATGGACAATCCTTGTTCCATGTCTTTCTGCTCGGATATTTGTCTTCTCTCAGGCAAAGGGTACAAATGTGCTTGTGGACAAAATAGACAACTGAGCAGCGACAAACACTCTTGTAAAC CTACAAAACGAACGCAGATGCTCATTTTGGGTGCACGCGACGTTTTGGTTTCAATTGAACATCAAACGTTAGGGAAGCATGATATTTCTGAGCTGATATCGgatgttaaaaatgttggaGCTCTTGCGTACAATTCAATTACTAACACCTTGTACGTTAGCGatttgtcaattaaaaaaattgttgctaTCAACTTGGTGGATCGAGAAAAGACAGTCATGTCCATCGATGGTTTAGGCAAAATTACTTGTATGGATTTTG aTAATTTGGGCAACAACTTATACATCTGCGACGAAGAAAGAGGAGCCGTTGAAGTAATCAATTTATCTACCATGACATCAACTGTTATTCTACATGACCTCAATGGAGAAATTCCTGAATCTATAGCCCTTGTTCCAGAAGAagg TGTGATGTTCATTTCCTTCAAAAGAAGTCAATACCGAACATCTCACATAGATCGATTACTGATGGATGGAACTGGTAGAACTCACGCCATCGATTCAGGTCTCATCGGTCCTGTAAGGCTTACATTCGACTATGGTTACTATAGAGTGTTCTGGACCGACGCAGGCACAGGAAAAATTGAGAGCACCAGTGTAGATG gggACGACAGACATGGCTTCAGATCTTTATCTTCTTCTCCAATTAGTATTGCAACAACAGATGTGGACATCTTCTGGGTGAATCAGTTTTCTAGAAGAGTTTATTGGGCTGCCCGAAATGCTACAACAACGGCAAACAAAAAGATCACTCTAG ATATTCCTGATGATGTTGAATATTTGCACATCATCTCTGCCAGTCCTAAGACAGTAGGAACAAGCAGTTGCCGTTTAAATAATGGCAATTGTTCCCACATTTGTTTGCTCTCCCACAAATCATATACTTGTGCCTGCCCTGTTGGAATGTCACTTGGCACCGATCATAAAACTTGCATAACAAGAGCCCATTGTGACTCTAAGGAATTTATGTGCCATCAATCTAACAAGTGCATATTGAACAGTCTTGTTTGCAATGGTCACAACGATTGTCCGCTTGGCGAAgatgaaattgattgtttgaaaCCCCACCACTGTACTCTGGGACAGTTTCAGTGTAATAACG GACAATGCATTAGCGAACATCTCAGGTGCGATTCTCAGTACGATTGCACCGATAGGTCAGACGAAAACAATTGTACAGGCATCGTTCAAAAATGTCCACCAGACCAATTTTCTTGCGACAACGGTAATTGCATTGCAAACAGATTCATATGCGATGGTGTTCAGGATTGTTTAGATGCAAGCGATGAACGAAGCTGTCCTTCTGCCAGTTGCGAAGCTAATCAGTTCAG ATGTAACTCTGGATCTTGCATACCAAAATCTTGGGAATGTGATCACGAATTCGACTGTGTAGACTTTTCCGACGAACATTCTGGATGTG CATCACTCACTTGCGCCCCTCACATGTTCACTTGTACGAACGGCAAATGCATAGACAGCAAACTAGTCTGCGACAACTCAGACAACTGCGGCGACAATTCGGACGAAGAACTCTGCCTCCAACCGGAACTAGCCTGCGGTTTGGATGGGTTCGCGTGCGCCTCGAACACCTCAATATGTTTGCCGAATGCCGCCCGCTGCAACGGTACATCGGAGTGTCCACAACACGAGGACGAGAAGAATTGCAGCAATTGCAACGTCGATGAGTTCAGTTGCAAGAACGGAAAGTGCATATCCGTACAATGGACCTGCGACAAGATTGACGATTGTGGCGACAATTCAGACGAGGCCCCGGAAATGTGTAAGGATCATCCAGAATTTGCCAGTCACGCGATACATGTGCATTGCGACAACGGATTCAG ATGCAAATCTGGAGATTGTATTGATCCGAAATTAGTGTGCAATGGAAAACATGATTGTTACGACGGCTCAGACGAAAATGGGCTTTGCTCGAAGTCCTGTACAGGCAACTTGAATCCGTGTTCCCAGGAATGCGTAAAAACACCGCAAGGTCCCACCTGCAAGTGCAGGGATGGTTTTCAACTAATGGGAGATTCACGCACATGCAGTGATATCAATGAGTGTAATCTAGATCCTCCAGTTTGTAGTCAATTGTGCCATAACAACGACGGAGATTACAACTGCGATTGTTTCGATGGATTCATCCTCAG GCCTGATAAAAAATCGTGTAAGGCAATTGGAAGTCCAATGTCTATGGTATACGCATCTTATAACCAACTAAGAATGTTGAGTCAACAATCGAACAGTCTCAACATAATCTACGCAGATGAAACCCCGAAAATTACAGGATTGGATCTTACTGTAGATCAGTATGTTTACTTCAGCATCGAAACCGCAGGTACTATTCACCGCATCAACACGGTCACTAAAAAACGAGAATACATGGAACATATCGGACAGCCTCAGAAACTGGCTGTAGATTGGGCTACAAACAATGTGTATTATGTCAATGCCGAATCTGAATCTAGGGCAATTAGCGTTTGCAATTTCGACAAGAAAATGTGTAACACACTCATTAACACAGACGTGCACAGACAAGTGTCTGCAATAGCTGTGGATTCTCTCAACAAGTACCTGTTTTATTCTATAACTAGTTGGTGGATTTTCAACTCACCCagcttcattatttataagacCAATTTGGATGGCACAGGAAAACAGGAATTGGTACCGAGTACACCAG GATTCATTACTGGTTTGACCTACGACTTGAACAAGAAGGTCTTGTACTACGTAGATCAGCGGAACAACCAAATACGCAGCATCAATTATGACGGCACGAAGAACACGGCAGTCTTCTCAAATCTCACTCACCCAGTTTCGATCAAGTTCTTCGAAAATCATATTTACTACTCCAGTCAAGGAGGATTCATGAGTAAATGCCAGTTATTTGAGAAACGAACTTGCGACACCCACAAATTGCAGAGTCAATCTATTGATTTGTTCGCCTTAAATCAGAAGTCCCTACAACCAAACGTGGAAGATGCGTGTCGTAACAATACATGCACCTACTTATGTGTACCGGGCGTAGCACGTTACAAATGCGTGTGCAGCGATGGTACTTTCGTTTCACCGATGGAAAAATGTCTGAACAAAGAG GTGGATTCATCTTATCACAAAGTACATGCGGTGCAAATGCAAGACAATGGTAAAAGCAAAAGTCACGCGGGAGCGATTGTGACAGCGGTGCTGGTACCGTTGTGTTTGATTGCTTTCGGATTCTGTATTTATGTCCTtgttaaaagaagaaatatggacaattttaatatcagtATAAGATTTCATAATCCGGGTTACGGACAGGGGGACGATTGGGACAAAGCCATTTTGAAACCTGGTCAACATGAGTATGTAAACCCACAATGTCCGGCGACAGGAATGAAAGACCTGGAtaacgaaatttaa
- the LOC109609354 gene encoding adipocyte plasma membrane-associated protein Hemomucin produces the protein MSKIVTLVLLSSLIGAVYLAAPSCNKEVKLPFPENCYQYYHCVYVMYWWQAVIETCPSGTGFSNVTSSCSATVNTTTCADSLVTTTTTTTTTAETTTTTTAIPTTTTTTTTPEPTTTPTSTPKPTTPTIVATTTPDALFCGCAS, from the exons ATGAGTAAAATAGTAACTCTAGTATTGCTGTCTAGTTTAATAGGTGCTG TTTATTTGGCAGCACCTAGTTGTAACAAGGAGGTAAAGCTCCCCTTTCCCGAAAACTGTTATCAGTACTATCACTGTGTATATGTAATGTATTGGTGGCAAGCAGTCATCGAAACATGTCCTAGTGGTACTGGATTTTCCAACGTAACTTCTTCATGTAGTGCAACTGTGAACACCAcaac GTGCGCTGATTCGTTAGTAACGAcgactactactactactactactgcTGAAACAACGACAACCACTACGGCAATCCCTACAACAACAACGACAACTACTACGCCAGAGCCTACAACAACGCCGACTTCTACACCAAAACCTACAACACCAACAATAGTAGCTACCACAACACCTGATGCACTATTTTGTGG TTGTGCttcataa
- the LOC109609370 gene encoding elongation factor Tu: MLTGIRLLVSPIKKLTRPTNQNIGTVNSVCARCFKNPDNLKIVASLIAGDSNRCYSTTSKEKKHVNVGTIGHVDHGKTTLTAAITKVLQKDGLAQFISYDQIDRAPEEKARGITINAAHVDYSTEKRHYAHTDCPGHADYIKNMISGASQMDGAILVVAATDGQMPQTREHLLLAKQVGITKVIVYVNKADLVDNEVLELVELEIRELMEDFGFDGTNSPVIFGSALDALNGKDTEYGIPSIKKLLHAVDNYIPDPERDVTSPFMIPIDNAFSVPGRGTVVVGTLSRGTVNKNSEAELVGFDKQLKTVVTDIQVFKKSVPKAVAGENIGALLRSIKLKDVQRGMLLCAVGSENISNRFKASIYFLTKGEGGRSKPVTGKYCQQLFSRTWNVPCRIDLDDGAEMIMPGDHGKVSVTLMWKMVMIMGQQFTIRENNVTVATGIITETLPAININTSLGKLVIH; encoded by the exons ATGTTAACCGGTATCAGATTATTAGtttctccaataaaaaaattaacaagacCGACAAACCAAAATATTGGAACTGTTAACAGTGTTTGTGCACGGTGTTTTAAAAATCCGGATAACCTCAAAATCGTAGCTTCCTTAATTGCGGGAGATTCAAATAGATGTTACTCGACAACCagcaaagaaaaaaaacacgTAAATGTCGGAACTATAGGTCATGTGGATCATGGCAAGACAACACTAACTGCCGCAATAACCAAAGTATTACAGAAAGATGGCCTGGCCCAATTTATATCATACGATCAAATAGACAGAGCACCTGAAGAAAAAGCCAGAG GAATTACAATCAATGCTGCGCATGTCGACTACAGTACGGAAAAGAGACATTATGCTCATACTGATTGTCCAGGCCATGCCGATTATATAAAGAACATGATATCTGGAGCTTCCCAAATGGATGGGGCTATTCTAGTAGTTGCTGCAACTGATGGACAAATGCCACAAACCAGAGAACATTTACTGCTAGCCAAACAAGTGGGAATAACCAAAGTTATTGTGTATGTTAATAAAGCAGATCTAGTGGATAATGAA GTTTTAGAACTTGTGGAACTAGAGATACGTGAATTGATGGAAGATTTTGGTTTCGATGGGACGAATTCGCCGGTAATTTTTGGTTCAGCCCTAGACGCCCTAAATGGGAAAGACACAGAGTATGGCATACCGtcgataaaaaaattgttacatgCGGTAGATAACTATATTCCAGATCCAGAAAGAGATGTTACATCTCCCTTCATGATTCCAATAGACAATGCATTTTCTGTGCCTGGTAGAGGTACAGTTGTTGTTGGTACACTGTCTCGGGGtacagttaataaaaattccgaAGCTGAGCTCGTTGGTTttgataaacaattaaaaacagtgGTTACCGATATCcaagttttcaaaaaaagcGTTCCAAAA GCGGTTGCAGGGGAAAATATTGGGGCACTGTTGAGAAGTATAAAACTTAAGGATGTGCAGAGAGGGATGCTTTTGTGTGCAGTGGGAAGcgaaaatattagtaataggTTTAAGGCGAGCATTTATTTTCTAACCAAAGGAGAAGGAGGTAGATCGAAACCTGTTACTGGAAAATACTGCCAACAACTTTTTAGCAGGACATGGAATGTGCCATGTAGAATTGATTTGG atgatGGTGCTGAGATGATAATGCCTGGAGATCATGGTAAAGTATCCGTAACGTTGATGTGGAAGATGGTGATGATTATGGGACAACAGTTCACTATTAGAGAGAATAACGTGACTGTGGCAACTGGAATTATTACAGAAACACTGCcagcaattaatattaacaccaGTCTTGGAAAACTTGTTATACAttga
- the LOC109609371 gene encoding ATP synthase subunit gamma, mitochondrial, with protein sequence MLGRFGKVTPIVTQNVQLQQQCGMATLKAISIRLKSVKNIQKITQSMKMVSAAKYSRAERELKQVRPIGDGAKQFYEKAEVQALEEKPQKLLIAMTSDRGLCGAVHTSVSRHIRNALQQDDQNVKVVCVGDKSRAILSRIYGKNIIFAANEIGRLPPTFIDASKLADAILKSDYKFSTGEIVYNRFKSVVSYSTQTLPVFSLACVTAAPKLSIYDSLDDEVVQSYLEFSLASLLFYAMKEGACSEQSSRMTAMDNASKNAGEMIDKLTLTFNRTRQAVITRELIEIISGASAL encoded by the exons ATGTTGGGTCGGTTCGGCAAAGTGACACCCATCGTCACTCAGAATGTCCAATTACAACAGCAGTGTGGCATGGCCACCCTCAAAGCCATCTCCATTCGGTTGAAGTCTGTCAAGAACATCCAAAAGATTACTCAATCAATGAAGATGGTGTCAGCTGCCAAATACTCAAGAGCTGAACGTGAACTAAAACAGGTCAGACCCATTGGTGATGGTGCTAAGCAATTCTATGAAAAGGCAGAAGTCCAAGCCCTCGAAGAGAAACCCCAGAAATTGCTTATTGCTATGACATCTGACAgag gaTTATGCGGTGCCGTACACACAAGCGTGTCCCGTCATATTCGTAACGCTCTTCAGCAAGATGACCAAAATGTGAAGGTTGTATGTGTTGGCGACAAGTCCCGTGCAATCTTGTCCCGTATCTATGGCAAGAACATCATCTTTGCCGCCAATGAAATCGGTCGTTTGCCACCAACTTTCATCGATGCTTCAAAGCTCGCCGACGCTATCCTGAAGTCCGACTACAAGTTCAGCACTGGAGAGATTGTTTACAATCGCTTCAAGTCCGTCGTGTCGTACAGCACACAGACACTGCCCGTCTTCAGCTTGGCCTGTGTCacg gCTGCTCCGAAACTGTCCATTTACGATTCGTTGGACGATGAAGTCGTTCAGAGTTACTTGGAGTTCTCTCTGGCTTCATTGTTGTTCTACGCCATGAAGGAAGGCGCTTGCAGCGAACAATCTTCTCGTATGACGGCTATGGATAACGCCAGTAAGAACGCCGGCGAGATGATTGACAAACTCACTCTTACATTCAACAGAACCAGACAGGCTGTCATCACTAGAGAATTGATTGAAATTATCTCTGGTGCTTCCGCCCTCTAA